TCAGCTCGCGGGATGATCTGGTGCTGGGAGCGGGCAGGAGACGGGCGTCATCGTCACGGCGAGCCCGAAGCGGCCCTGTACGTGCTCGGCTGCGTCGGCCGTCGGCGGGGCGGTGGCCGGCTGGGACCAGGCCCGGGAGGCGTTCCGAGACTTCGGCGTCGTCGCGCCGGGTGTGGTGCACTGGAAGGAGAACGGCAGTGACACCGAGCCGGTGCGGATGCTCGTAGCACAGAGCACACAGGAGGTCATCGTCGTGAATCTCGATGACCGGCCCTGCGCACCCGCGCAGGGCTCGGACCCCGCCCAGGGCCTCAGGGCCATGGGTATGCGCGTATGAACCGCCTCGGAGCCTGTGGAGCACCCGCAATCACCTGACGAACCGCACGATGCGGTCTCGGGGTAACCGTCCGCAGCCGACCTCGGCTCCGGGTCCGGTCACCTGCTCGTCCTCAGGAGCCGCAACCAAGGACAGGCGATGAAGCCGCCTCCATTCACGTATTGCGATCCCGAATCCGTCGATGAGGCCGTCGCGATCAAGAGCGAGTACGGCATCGGATCCCTCGTCCTCGCGGGAGGGCAGAGCCTTCTCCCCATGCTCAACATGCGGCTCGCCAGGCCGGAGGCACTGATCGACATCAACAAGATCGGTGACCTGCAGAAGATCGAGCGCCGCGGCGACGGACTGGAGGTCGGCGCCGGGGTTCGCCAGTACGAACTGGAGGACCACCCGCTGGTCGGCGAACTGGTCCCGCTGCTGCCGGAGGCCACCGGCTACATCGGCCACATCGAGAACCGCCACCGCGGCACGGTCGGCGGCAGCCTGGCGCACGCCGACTCCGCTGCCGAACTGCCGTGTACGGCGATGGCGCTCGACGCGACGCTGGTCGCGCAAGGGCCGTCGGGCACCCGCACCATCGAGGCCCGGGACTTCTTCCGGGGCCGGCTGACCACGGCCCTGGAGCCCGAGGAGGTCCTCGTCGCCGTCCGCTACCCGGTGACGCCACAGGCCGCGGGCCACGGCTTCGTGGAGGTGGCGCGGCGCGAGGGTGACCTCGGGCTCGCCGGCGCCGCCGCGGTGGTGAACCTCGACGAGGACGACCGCTTCACCTCCGTCTCCGTCGGCGTCCTGGGTGTCTCCGACACGCCGGTCCGCGCCTTCGCTGTGGAGGGCGCACTGATCGGTGAGGCCTCGACCGGGGAGAACATCGCCAGGGCCGCCAAGGAGATCGTGCCCTCGGTGACCTCGGGGGACGACCTGCACGCCACGCGCGCCTACCGCCGGCACCTCGCCTCCGTCGTGGTGTCGCGCGCGATCACCGCGGCCGTGGCGCGCGCCCACGAGAGGAGCAACGGGACGTGACGACCTCGACCGCCGCCAAGTACGGCACCGCCCGCCGGACCGTGACCATGCGCGTCAACGAGCGGGGCGTGACCCGCGAGGTGTCGACGCGCACCACGCTCGCCGACTTCCTGCGCGACGAACTCGACCTGGTCAGCGTGCATCTCGGATGCGAGCACGGCGAGTGCGGATGCTGCACCGTCCTCTTCGACGGCCACTCGGTGCGCTCCTGCCTGATGCTGGCCGTGCAGGGGGACGGGCACGCGGTCGAGACCGTCGAAAGCCTGTCCGTCAACCCTGCGGAGCTCCACCCCATCCAGGAGTCCTTCGCCGAGGAGCAGGGGCTGCAGTGCGGCTTCTGCACGCCCGCGATGGTGCTGCGTACCAAGGAGATCATCGAGACCGGTCAGGAGCTGACCGATGCCGAGGTGCGTCACGAGATCTCCGGGATCCTGTGCCGCTGCACCGGCTACCAGAACATCGTCAACGCGGTCCAGTCCGCCGGCGCCAAGCTTCGCGGCGAGGCGACGGCCGACGGCGCCCGGGGAGGTCGTTCCT
The nucleotide sequence above comes from Streptomyces sp. NL15-2K. Encoded proteins:
- a CDS encoding xanthine dehydrogenase family protein subunit M, encoding MKPPPFTYCDPESVDEAVAIKSEYGIGSLVLAGGQSLLPMLNMRLARPEALIDINKIGDLQKIERRGDGLEVGAGVRQYELEDHPLVGELVPLLPEATGYIGHIENRHRGTVGGSLAHADSAAELPCTAMALDATLVAQGPSGTRTIEARDFFRGRLTTALEPEEVLVAVRYPVTPQAAGHGFVEVARREGDLGLAGAAAVVNLDEDDRFTSVSVGVLGVSDTPVRAFAVEGALIGEASTGENIARAAKEIVPSVTSGDDLHATRAYRRHLASVVVSRAITAAVARAHERSNGT
- a CDS encoding (2Fe-2S)-binding protein, which translates into the protein MTTSTAAKYGTARRTVTMRVNERGVTREVSTRTTLADFLRDELDLVSVHLGCEHGECGCCTVLFDGHSVRSCLMLAVQGDGHAVETVESLSVNPAELHPIQESFAEEQGLQCGFCTPAMVLRTKEIIETGQELTDAEVRHEISGILCRCTGYQNIVNAVQSAGAKLRGEATADGARGGRS